CGCGGTCAGCCCCGTCCCGACGCCGTTGGGTTCGTCGCCCTCGGGGTCGGCCTCGTGTTCGACGAACGTCCGGATCTCCTCGTCCTCCTCTGCCAGCCGCTCGCTGATCGGGTGGTCGGGCGCGAGCGCGAAGAAGGTCGCGCCGTGGATGGTGTCGACGCGGGTCGTGAAGGCCTCGACGCTGCCGTGGTCCTCGACCTCGAACTCGAGTTCCGTCCCGTCCTGGCGGCCGATCCAGTTGCGCTGCATCTGGCGCACGGAGTTGGGCCATCCCTCCAGGTCGTCGATCGATTCGAGCAACTCGTCGGCGTACTCGGTGATCTTCAGGAACCACTGTTCGAGTTCGCGCTGTTCGACGGGCGTCCCGCAGCGCCAGCAGAGTTCGTCCTCGCCCTCGACCTGCTCGTCGGCCAGCACGGTCTCGCACTCGGGACACCAGTTGACCTCGGCGTCCCGCCGCTCGACCAGCCCCTCCTCGTGGAAGCGCTCGAAGAGCCACTGGTTCCACCGGTAGTACTCGGGCGTGCAGGTTGTGATCTCGCGCTCCCAGTCGTAGCCGAAGCCCATCGACTTCATCTGCTCGCGCATCGTCTCGATGCAGTCGAACGTCCAGTCGCGGGGGTTGGTGTCGCGTTCCTTCGCGGCGTTCTCCGCGGGGAGGCCGAAGGCGTCCCAGCCCATCGGGTGGAGCACGTCGTCGCCGCGCATGCGGCGGTAGCGCGCGTAGGCGTCGGTGATCGTGTAGTTGCGGACGTGACCCATGTGGAGCTTTCCGGAGGGGTAGGGGTACATCCCGAGGACGTATCTCGGGTCCTCGACGTCGTCCGCCGTCCGATACGCGTCCGCCTCGGCCCACGCCTCCTGCCACCGGCGCTCGATCGCCGTGTGGTCGTAGTCCCGTTCGCTCATTATGTACGGATGAGCGAGAGCTCTCCCTATAGCTTTCCATCCGACTATTCGCCCGTTCCCTTCGGAACTCGGGTCCGAAAGCGGAGAGGACGTCGTCCGATCGGGAGTTCGCGTCCGACCGATCGACGACCGGACGACGACCGTTGTCCACGAAACCTCCCTTCATAGCCGCCGTATCGGTGACGCCAACCGGTTCACGGTTAACGGCCTTGCATTCTCCGGCCTAACCGTTCTCTGTTCGAAGGAAAAACGTTAGGTGAATCCCGCCGACGAATAATACATCTCATCGGTTCGGACGATGGAAACCGCGCTGTGAACGACTTGCTGGCGGCGACTGACTATGAACGCGATCACCTATGAGTGACGACGGACGAGCAACGAGACGAACGACCACCCGCCGAGGGGCGTTGGCGACCGCCGGTGCGAGCGCCGCGGGGCTGCTCGCGGGCTGTACCGAGAGCCGGGTCTTCGGCGGGGCGGCCGCGGGCTTCGACGAGGAATCGCTCATCGTCGGCTACCAGCCCTTCTACACCGAGTCGTGGTCGGCGCTGGTGATCCGCCACGCCGACCTCTGGGAGAAGTACCTCCCCGATCGCTACTCGGTCGCGAGTTGGGAGGTCGCCCTCCAGGGCGCGGTGATCGGAAACAAGATGATCTCCGAGCAGAACGACATCGGCTACACCGGCGACATGCCGACGATCACCGCGATCGCCAACGAGGAGACGGCGATCGACCTCGTCGCGCTCGCGGGCTTCTCGCGGGGCCAGCAGTGTAACCTCTGTTTCGTTCCCGCCGACGGCGACATCGAGGACCCGCAGGGCCTCGACGGCGGCGAGATCGGCGTCACCACCGGGACCTGCACGCACCGCTTCCTGCTCGAAGCGATCCAGGAGGAGGGCATCGACGTCGAACTCTCGGACCAGGGGATGCAGACGGTCGTGACCAACATCCGGGAGGGGAACCTCCCGGCCGGGGCCGGCTGGGAGCCCTCGCCCGCGCGCTCCGTCATCCAGGAGAACGACGCGCGATACCTCTTTACCGGCGCGGAGTACGACGCGAACGACGCCGCCGGACTCCTCATGCTGGACTCGCTGGTCGAGGAACACCCCGAGGCCGCGAAGGGCTGGCTCAAGGCCGAACTCGAGGCCAAACGGATCATGGCGACCGACCCCGAGCGGACGGTCGACCTGATCTCACAGGAGGGCCAGCTCCGTGACTACGACCGAGAGACGCTCCACGGGGTGCTCTACGAGAACATCGACGTCAACCCCGACGTTGAGCGGATGCTGTTCTACACCGACTACGAGGCCGTCGACGAGGCCGACCGCCTGATGCGCGAGGAGGCCCCCGAGTTCCTCTACGAGAACCAGGAGGTGATCTCGGGGGTCCCGCCCGAGGCGCGCTACCGGGCGGACGTCCTGCACGAGGCGGTCGCGGAACTCGAAGACGAGGTCGAGTGGAACCCGCTCCGGGAGGCGGAACGATGAGTACGAGCACGATCGACCGCCTCCAGCGCCGCTTCGGGGGCGAGGACCTCCCGACGCCCCCCAGACGGCTCCTCCAGGCGCTGTCGGTGGTGCTGTTCTTCGTCGCCTGGTCCGTGGCCGTCCGCGTCGGCTTCCTCGGGTTCGACAAGTTCGTCGGCCCCGAGACGGCCCTCCGGACGCTCACGGAGGCGCTGGCCGGGGCGTCGATGACCCAGGGCGGGGAGACGATCTACGAACACGCCGCCTACTCGGCGTTCCGGGTCGTCCTCGCGGTCCTGCTCGCGATGGCGAGCGCCATCCCGCTGGGGCTGCTCATCGGGACGAGCCGGCGCTGGGAGGACGCGCTGTTCCCGGCGCTCGAAGTGTTTCGACCGGTGCCGCCGGTCGCCTGGGTGCCGATCGCGCTGTTGCTGCTGCCGACGTTCCGAAGCGGCGTGATCTTCGTCGTCTTCGTCGGGGCGTTCTTCCCGATCCTCGTCAACACCATCGAGGGCGTCGAGACGGTCGAACGGGAGTACGTCCAGGCCGCCGCCAGCCTGGGCGCCGGTTCCCGGCAGACCTTCAGGCACGTGATCGTCCCCGCGACGATGCCCTCGATAGTCACGGGCGTCTCGCTGGGCGTGGGTCTGGCCTGGATCACGGTCGTCGCCGCCGAGATGATCGCGGGCGGCGTCGGCATCGGCTACATCATCTTCCAGGCCTACCGGCTGCTCGACACGCCGACCGTCGCGGTCGGCATGATCGCCATCGGCGCGCTGGGCTACGTCTCGGCCGCCGCCGTCCACCGCATCGGCCACCGACTCACCCGCTGGCAGGAGATCGACTGACTACACCACTACCATGAGCAACCAATCACGGACCACGAGAGAACGGACGGCCGAAACGGAATCGACTCCCGGCGCGACCGGCGCGATCGACATCGAGAACCTGACGAAGGTCTACGACCCCGAGGGCGAGAACGTCGTCGCGGTCGACGACATGGACCTCCACATCGGGGCCGAGGAGTTCGTCGCGCTGCTCGGCCCGTCGGGCTGTGGCAAGAGCACCGTGATGAACTGCATCGCGGGCTACCTCGACCCCACCGAGGGCGAGGTGATCGTCGACGGCGATCCGGTTTCCGGCCCCGACCCCAAGCGGGGGGTCGTCTTTCAGGAGAACCGCCTGTTCCCGTGGAAGACCGTCCAGGAGAACGTCGAGTTCGGCCCGCGGATGCGCGACGGCGTCGAGGAGGGCCGCGCCCGGGCGATCCTCGACGAGATGGGCCTCGACGGGTTCGAGGACGCCTACCCCTCGGGGCTCTCCGGAGGCATGCAACAGCGCGCGGAGCTCGCGCGCCTGCTCGCGAACGACCCCGACATCATGTTGATGGACGAGCCGTTCAGCGCACTCGACGCCCTCACGAAGGAGATCATGCAGAAGAAGCTGATCGAGGTCTGGGAGCGCGACAACCGGACGGTGCTGTTCATCACCCACGACGTCGAGGAGGCCATTCTCCTCGCGGACCGTGTGGTCGTCATGACCGCCCGGCCCGGCGGGGTCAAGGACGTCATCGACGTCGACCTCGACCGCCCGCGCGACCCCGAGGTCGTCACGACCGAGCGCTTCACCGAACTGCGCGAGCGCGCCCTCTCCGTGATCCGCGAGGAGGCCCAGCGCGCGCTCGAACAGGAGGAAGGGGCCAGATGAGGGCTCGCCAACGCCTCGTCCGGGCGGCCTCGATCCTCGCGGTCCCGGTCCTCTGGTTCGCGCTCGGTCGGTTCGGGATCGCGCCGGGACTGCCGACACCGCTGGAGGTGACGACGGCGTTCGCCGCCGAACTCTACCGCGCGGACTTCTGGATCTCGACGGTCCGCAGCACGATCCGCGTGCTCGCGTCGTTCGTCGTCGCGGCCGCGGTCGCGATCCCGCTGGGGCTCGCGATCGGCCGCTACACCGTCTTTGCGGACCTGACGTTCCCCGCCCTCGAGATGCTGCGCCCGATCCCGCCGATCGCGTGGATCCCGTTTACGATCCTCGTCCTCCCGGCGGCGGAGCTCTCGATCATGTTCATCACCTTCCTGGGGGCCTTCTTCCCCATCCTGCTGAACACGATCCAGGGCGCACGCGGCGTCGAAATCGAGTTCTCGCGGGCGGCCCAGTCGCTCGGCGCGACCCCGTTCCAGACGTTCAGACACGTGATCTACCCGAGCGCCCTGCCCGCGATCCACGCCGGCATGATCGTCGGGATGGGCCTGGCGTGGGTCAACCTGATCGCCGCCGAGATGGTCGCCGGCGGCACCGGGCTGGGCTTCCTGACGTGGTCCGCGTACACCAGCGGCTCCTATCCGGTGATCATCGTCGGCATCGTCACCATCGGCCTGCTCGGGGCGGTCTGCTCGGCGCTGGTGCGGCTGTTCGCCAACTGGCAGATCGGCTGGCAGGAGGTCGAGGCGGCGTGAGCCACTCCCGATCCCTCCCGCGACCCGCCCTCGAAAGCGCCGGGCCGGTGCTCGCGCTCGTGGGGTTCGCCCTCGCGCTCGGTGCTCTCGTCTACCGGACGCCGATCCGCGGCCCGCTGTATCGGCCGACGGTCCTGCCGAGCCGTCTCCCCCTCGAAGTCGCCGGGGCGGACCCCCTCGTGGTCCTCGCGTCGGTCGGGATCGGTCAGAGCTGGCTCTACCTCACGGGGCTGTCTGCGGCGCTGCTCGTGGCCGGCGTGCTCCTCGCGGCCGTCGGCTCCCGGCTCGGGACGGCGTTCGGCACCCTCCTCGCGGGCGGGGCGGCCGGCACGCTGGTCCGGGTGTCGGGCTGTCACTGCGGGGCCGGCTCGACGACGTATCTCTGGGAACTGCTCGTCTGATAGGCGTTATCGTAGACGTTCAGCGATTTTCTCTCCACGAATCGAACACCGGCCCCGGTTCGAGACGCGCCGTGTCTCCGGCTGGCTACGATGACCCCTATGAGCCGTGAGACCGGTCACACCCGTTCGTATCAGTAAAACAGCCGCGGCAGCGCGAGCGCGACGCCGTTGGTCCAGCCGAAGCCGTACTGAAGCGGGTACTCGCCGCCCAGTCCCTCGCCGGTGCCGCCGGTCACGTCGTACTTCTCGAGCATCTGGCCCGTCCGGTCGAACACCGCGCGGTTGAGGTCGAGCCACCGGCCCGCGATCCGTGTCGCCAGTTCCTCGTGGCCGTAGCCCGCCAGCCCGACGACCGCCATCCACTGAAGGGGGGCCCAGCCGTTCGGGGCGTCCCAC
The sequence above is drawn from the Halalkalicoccus sp. NIPERK01 genome and encodes:
- a CDS encoding ABC transporter substrate-binding protein, which codes for MSDDGRATRRTTTRRGALATAGASAAGLLAGCTESRVFGGAAAGFDEESLIVGYQPFYTESWSALVIRHADLWEKYLPDRYSVASWEVALQGAVIGNKMISEQNDIGYTGDMPTITAIANEETAIDLVALAGFSRGQQCNLCFVPADGDIEDPQGLDGGEIGVTTGTCTHRFLLEAIQEEGIDVELSDQGMQTVVTNIREGNLPAGAGWEPSPARSVIQENDARYLFTGAEYDANDAAGLLMLDSLVEEHPEAAKGWLKAELEAKRIMATDPERTVDLISQEGQLRDYDRETLHGVLYENIDVNPDVERMLFYTDYEAVDEADRLMREEAPEFLYENQEVISGVPPEARYRADVLHEAVAELEDEVEWNPLREAER
- a CDS encoding ABC transporter permease, translated to MSTSTIDRLQRRFGGEDLPTPPRRLLQALSVVLFFVAWSVAVRVGFLGFDKFVGPETALRTLTEALAGASMTQGGETIYEHAAYSAFRVVLAVLLAMASAIPLGLLIGTSRRWEDALFPALEVFRPVPPVAWVPIALLLLPTFRSGVIFVVFVGAFFPILVNTIEGVETVEREYVQAAASLGAGSRQTFRHVIVPATMPSIVTGVSLGVGLAWITVVAAEMIAGGVGIGYIIFQAYRLLDTPTVAVGMIAIGALGYVSAAAVHRIGHRLTRWQEID
- a CDS encoding ABC transporter ATP-binding protein, which gives rise to MSNQSRTTRERTAETESTPGATGAIDIENLTKVYDPEGENVVAVDDMDLHIGAEEFVALLGPSGCGKSTVMNCIAGYLDPTEGEVIVDGDPVSGPDPKRGVVFQENRLFPWKTVQENVEFGPRMRDGVEEGRARAILDEMGLDGFEDAYPSGLSGGMQQRAELARLLANDPDIMLMDEPFSALDALTKEIMQKKLIEVWERDNRTVLFITHDVEEAILLADRVVVMTARPGGVKDVIDVDLDRPRDPEVVTTERFTELRERALSVIREEAQRALEQEEGAR
- a CDS encoding ABC transporter permease, whose protein sequence is MRARQRLVRAASILAVPVLWFALGRFGIAPGLPTPLEVTTAFAAELYRADFWISTVRSTIRVLASFVVAAAVAIPLGLAIGRYTVFADLTFPALEMLRPIPPIAWIPFTILVLPAAELSIMFITFLGAFFPILLNTIQGARGVEIEFSRAAQSLGATPFQTFRHVIYPSALPAIHAGMIVGMGLAWVNLIAAEMVAGGTGLGFLTWSAYTSGSYPVIIVGIVTIGLLGAVCSALVRLFANWQIGWQEVEAA